In the Malus domestica chromosome 16, GDT2T_hap1 genome, one interval contains:
- the LOC103430548 gene encoding uncharacterized protein gives MRWKSWKAMPDEVKTKVRDCLLVALEEGCPKEFKDREENWVWLCSDFQEPNYVKAKANKINPEKKTLLHHSGSRPFSYRMETWRQRGSKFPDADVFADVYV, from the exons ATGCGATGGAAGTCTTGGAAGGCGATGCCAGACGAGGTGAAGACGAAGGTGCGCGATTGTTTGTTG GTCGCTCTTGAGGAGGGTTGCCCGAAGGAGTTTAAGGACCGGGAAGAAAATTGGGTGTGGCTCTGTAGTGATTTTCAGGAGCCTAACTATGtg AAGGCGAAAGCCAACAAGATCAATCCGGAGAAGAAgactcttctccaccattcgGGTTCGAGGCCCTTCTCATATAGGATGGAGACGTGGCGGCAG AGGGGTTCAAAATTCCCGGATGCCGATGTCTTTGCAGACGTTTATGTTTGA